The stretch of DNA GATGATGGGTGGCGATGACCAGGGTGCGCCCCTCCCGGGCCAGCGCGGCCAGGGCCTCGATGACCCGTGCCTCCGTGTCGGCGTCCAGGCTGGCGGTGGGCTCGTCGAGCAGCACCAGCGGCGCCGGCGAGAGAAACACCCGGGCCAGCGCCAGGCGCTGCACTTGCCCGCCGGAGAGCCCCTCGCCGCGCTCTCCCAGCGAGGTCTCGAGCCCCAGGGGCAGGCGCTCCAGCAGCGCGGCGAGCCCGGCATGGGTCAGGGCCTCCTGCATCTGCGCCTCCGTGGCCTCCGGCGCGGCCAGGCGCAGGTTATCGGCGAGGCTCCCCTGGACCAGCAGCGGTCGCTGGTCCAGCCAGGCGAAGGCCGTGCCGGCGGCCAGGCGACGCTCGCCATGCTCGGGGCCGAGGAAGCCGGCGATCAGCTGCAGCAGGCTCGACTTGCCCGCCCCGGAGGGCCCGGTGACCACCAGGACCTCGCCGGGGTCCAGCACCAGGTCCAGCGGCCCCAGCACCCGGCCGCGCCCCGGATGGATGATCGTGACCCCGTCGAGCTCGAGCAGGCGTCCCGGCGCTGTCGGCCTCGCGGGCCCGCCCTCGACCGGGGCGTCTCGCACGGCATCGGGCACCTCCTGCAGCAGGGCCACCAGGCCGTCGGCAGCCCCCAGGGCCGCCGCGCGGTCGTGGTAGTGCTGGGCCAGGGTCCTCAGCGGCTGGAAGAACTCCGGCGCCAGCAGCAGCACCAGCAGCCCCGAGAACAGGGTCAGCTCGTCCGCCGGCCCGTAGCCGATATAGCCGAGCAGCCCGAAGCCAACGTAGATCGCCACCGCGGCGATGGCCACGGAGGCGAAGAACTCCAGCACCGCGGAGGAGAGGAAGGCCAGGCGCAGGGTGCGCATGCTGCGCCGACGGTAGTCATCGGCCACGGCCCCGACCTCCCGGGTCGCCTGCTCGGTGCGACCGAACAGCTGCAGGGTGGTGATGCCGCGCACCCGGTCGATGAAGTGACCGGCGAGACGCGCCACCGCCACGAACTGCTCCCGGTTGAGGCGCTCGGCCCCCATGCCCACCAGGGCCATGAACAGGGGGATCAGCGGCGCCGCGAGGAGCAGGAAGAGCGCGGCCAGCCAGTCGAGCCAGGCCACCACGGCGAGGATCAGCACGGGGATCGCCACCGCCAGGACCTGCTGGGGGAGGTAGCGCGAGAAGTAGCCGTCGAGCGCCTCGACCTGGTCGACCAGGCGCTGGGCGACC from Halomonas aestuarii encodes:
- the cydD gene encoding thiol reductant ABC exporter subunit CydD, translating into MRAEPVAPEPSARDWLARLAAGERPLQALALLGGGLAGIATIVQMVLLATLIDALLVDERPLASLVPCLLGLVAVLPLRALAQWGQEVAGQAASLRIRRRARDELLDHLARLGPGRLAGYHSAGVAQRLVDQVEALDGYFSRYLPQQVLAVAIPVLILAVVAWLDWLAALFLLLAAPLIPLFMALVGMGAERLNREQFVAVARLAGHFIDRVRGITTLQLFGRTEQATREVGAVADDYRRRSMRTLRLAFLSSAVLEFFASVAIAAVAIYVGFGLLGYIGYGPADELTLFSGLLVLLLAPEFFQPLRTLAQHYHDRAAALGAADGLVALLQEVPDAVRDAPVEGGPARPTAPGRLLELDGVTIIHPGRGRVLGPLDLVLDPGEVLVVTGPSGAGKSSLLQLIAGFLGPEHGERRLAAGTAFAWLDQRPLLVQGSLADNLRLAAPEATEAQMQEALTHAGLAALLERLPLGLETSLGERGEGLSGGQVQRLALARVFLSPAPLVLLDEPTASLDADTEARVIEALAALAREGRTLVIATHHPALLRLADRRLELDADPVREAVDA